One window of Verrucomicrobiia bacterium genomic DNA carries:
- a CDS encoding HAMP domain-containing histidine kinase, whose translation MELGPPKQRVAKFAPRPTTPGCIAPTPHGFGEHDYDYDYDYDYDYDYEDEDIWYLDGGCGESPPPYDMKHPFPEPLSPRAVAALAIVILIPAIILAALGFHSLRQHRIVALHEMHELARRQAPLLARALESDLLDLPLPSAADVQQFHQSPGPPEREPLTRVAALHPDSLGILVLPHGTYPAAHPPTPARFDPARLPNPARELWFAADAHDPASGAPSPEPSLWLQLLPHAADSEWEAPVRFRLARQLLQLGRTPEARNHLEWILQQSPHQPGETGLPLHLLALRALLQIAAIDSSARPLQTNWLDALCYRALIDRQWPDATLDEWESLDPHRLARWRHVAALHASVRSHLPDLPADDPPQPASPDPQWLASGPETIHLVTRHEVVDGHWVVQRPLDAVLARVRQVLADQLLPAHLAADIRIAGRDLVPVPPASEALASATSGSVEVTLHLANPQVLLTGHRLRSLTHFGLVSTALLAVSLGSLSLWRACERQRQLAALQADFVASVSHELRAPMAAVQLMAEELVDLPAGPSSRQSGYPRLILRETRRLGLLIENVLRHARLERDPQPLALEPLDLPELVRTTVEALAPSAADRSIRFDTQLPDHAVIVSADPSAMRQILVNLIDNALKHSPPQSVVTVGVDPPTADSPVNSNPRHTRLWVADCGPGIPHEDRDRVFEAFFRRGSELRRETPGIGLGLAIVHRLATAHGGRVVIECPPAAGTRFTVELPTPPGSVPNLP comes from the coding sequence GTGGAACTCGGCCCTCCGAAGCAACGCGTCGCGAAGTTCGCGCCTCGACCCACAACTCCAGGATGCATCGCACCGACACCGCATGGATTCGGCGAGCACGATTACGATTACGATTACGATTACGATTACGATTACGATTACGAGGATGAGGACATTTGGTATCTGGATGGCGGATGCGGCGAATCACCCCCCCCCTACGACATGAAGCATCCGTTCCCCGAACCGCTGTCGCCACGGGCCGTCGCCGCACTCGCCATTGTCATCCTGATTCCCGCCATCATCCTCGCCGCACTCGGATTCCATTCGCTCCGCCAGCATCGGATCGTTGCCCTTCACGAGATGCACGAACTCGCCCGACGTCAGGCGCCCCTCCTCGCCAGGGCCCTTGAATCCGACCTCCTCGATCTGCCGCTCCCCAGCGCGGCCGATGTCCAGCAGTTCCATCAGTCGCCGGGGCCTCCCGAACGGGAACCGCTGACCCGCGTGGCGGCCCTGCACCCCGACAGCCTCGGCATCCTGGTCCTGCCCCATGGCACCTATCCCGCCGCCCATCCCCCAACCCCCGCGCGGTTCGATCCCGCGCGCCTTCCCAACCCGGCCCGCGAACTCTGGTTCGCCGCCGACGCCCACGACCCTGCATCCGGGGCGCCGTCCCCCGAACCCAGCCTCTGGCTTCAGCTCCTGCCGCACGCCGCGGATTCCGAGTGGGAGGCGCCCGTTCGCTTCCGCCTGGCGCGCCAGCTTCTCCAGCTCGGCCGCACCCCCGAGGCCCGCAACCACCTCGAATGGATCCTCCAACAGTCTCCACACCAGCCCGGCGAAACCGGGCTGCCCCTCCACCTCCTCGCCCTCCGCGCCCTCCTCCAGATCGCCGCCATCGATTCCTCGGCCCGTCCCCTTCAAACCAACTGGCTCGATGCGCTCTGTTATCGGGCCCTGATCGATCGTCAATGGCCCGACGCGACCCTCGACGAATGGGAATCCCTCGATCCGCACCGGCTCGCGCGCTGGCGCCATGTCGCCGCCCTGCACGCCAGCGTCCGCTCGCATCTCCCCGACCTTCCCGCCGACGACCCGCCCCAACCCGCATCCCCTGATCCTCAATGGCTCGCTTCCGGCCCCGAAACGATCCATCTCGTCACCCGGCACGAGGTCGTGGACGGCCATTGGGTGGTGCAACGCCCCCTCGACGCCGTTCTCGCCCGCGTCCGCCAGGTCCTCGCGGATCAACTCCTCCCGGCTCACCTCGCAGCGGACATCCGGATTGCCGGACGCGACCTGGTGCCGGTGCCGCCCGCGTCCGAAGCCCTCGCGTCCGCCACCTCCGGATCCGTCGAGGTCACCCTCCACCTCGCCAACCCACAGGTCCTGCTGACCGGCCATCGCCTGCGATCCCTCACCCACTTCGGACTGGTCAGCACCGCCCTGCTCGCCGTCTCGCTGGGGTCCCTCAGCCTCTGGCGCGCCTGCGAACGCCAGCGTCAGCTCGCCGCCTTGCAGGCCGACTTCGTCGCCAGCGTCTCCCACGAACTCCGGGCGCCCATGGCCGCCGTCCAACTCATGGCCGAGGAACTCGTGGATCTCCCCGCCGGCCCCTCCTCCCGGCAGTCCGGTTATCCCCGCCTGATCCTGCGCGAGACCCGGCGCCTCGGCCTCCTCATCGAAAACGTCCTCCGCCACGCCCGCCTCGAACGCGACCCCCAACCCCTGGCGCTCGAACCCCTCGATCTCCCCGAACTCGTCCGTACCACCGTCGAAGCCCTCGCTCCCTCCGCCGCCGACCGCTCCATCCGGTTCGACACACAACTCCCCGACCATGCCGTCATCGTCTCCGCCGATCCCTCCGCGATGCGCCAGATCCTCGTCAATCTCATCGACAACGCCCTCAAGCACAGCCCGCCCCAATCCGTCGTCACCGTCGGCGTGGATCCACCCACCGCAGACTCCCCCGTGAACTCGAACCCTCGCCACACCCGGCTCTGGGTCGCCGATTGCGGTCCGGGCATCCCGCATGAAGACCGCGATCGCGTGTTCGAGGCCTTTTTCCGGCGCGGCTCCGAACTCCGCCGGGAAACCCCGGGCATCGGGCTCGGCCTCGCCATCGTGCACCGGCTCGCCACCGCCCATGGCGGCCGGGTCGTCATTGAATGCCCCCCCGCGGCCGGCACGCGCTTCACCGTCGAACTCCCCACCCCTCCCGGATCCGTCCCGAATCTCCCATGA